Genomic window (Gemmatimonadaceae bacterium):
CCTCGCTCGCTACAAGCATTGTTGACGCGCCGTCGGTGATGCCGCTCGAGTTGCCGGCGTGCACCGTGCCGTTCTTGCGAAAGACCGGCGGCAATTTCGCCAGCGACCCGAGGTCGGTCTCGAAGCGCGGGTGCTCATCGTGATCGAGCTGCGGGAGCGGCACCATCTCGTCCGCGAAGCGGTGCTGCTCGTACGCGCGCGCCGCTTTCTGCTGCGACTCCATCGCGAAGCGGTCCTGCTCGTCGCGCGTGATCGCGTATCGGTCGGCGAGCGTCTCCGCCGTCGCGCCCATCATCTCGTCGGCGAGCGGACAGAGAAAACCGTCGCGGTACATGCCGTCGACGACTTCCGCATTGCCCATGCGCATGCCCCATCGGACGCGCGGAAGGAGGTACGGCGTGTTCGACATCGACTCCGTGCCGCCTGCCAGGAGCACCTTCGCGCGCCCGAGGCGGATCTCGTCGGCGCCGTTCATGATCGCGCGGAGCGCCGAGCCGCACGCCTGATTCACCGTGTACGCCGGCGTCTCGTGGGGCAGCCCGGCACGTACCGAGACTTGCCGTGCCGCGTTCGGCCCGACACCCGCCTGCCGCGCGTTGCCGAAAATTGTCTCGTCGATCGCGGCCGGATCGATGCCCGACCGCTCGATCGTCGCTTTCGCCGACGCGACGCCGAGGTCCGGGGCGGTGAGTTTCGCGAGCGCCCCGC
Coding sequences:
- a CDS encoding thiolase family protein; the protein is MQLSEDIFLIAAVRTPIGKFGGALAKLTAPDLGVASAKATIERSGIDPAAIDETIFGNARQAGVGPNAARQVSVRAGLPHETPAYTVNQACGSALRAIMNGADEIRLGRAKVLLAGGTESMSNTPYLLPRVRWGMRMGNAEVVDGMYRDGFLCPLADEMMGATAETLADRYAITRDEQDRFAMESQQKAARAYEQHRFADEMVPLPQLDHDEHPRFETDLGSLAKLPPVFRKNGTVHAGNSSGITDGASTMLVASEATVKLHNLKPMARIVGYAQAGVDPKVMGIGPVPATRKLLAETGIKLDDIDLIELNEAFAAQVIACDRELHFDPSKLNVHGGAIALGHPIGATGARITTTLLHALQAHDKRLGLATLCISGGMGLSMLVERV